The Arachis duranensis cultivar V14167 chromosome 2, aradu.V14167.gnm2.J7QH, whole genome shotgun sequence genome has a window encoding:
- the LOC107474307 gene encoding uncharacterized protein LOC107474307 → MESQLDLYGLELLNSINCTGLPPHKLILKVSVLVMLLRNIDQSNCLCNGTRLQVRKLGNYVIECEVLTGNNVGHIALIPRMNMVPINGTVPIRFQRIQFPIIVSFAMTINKSQGQTLSHVGLYLTKPVFTHGQLYVAISRVKSKRGLKVLLMNHVGMSANSTINVLYREVFEKIGF, encoded by the coding sequence ATGGAGAGTCAACTAGATCTCTATGGTCTTGAATTACTGAATAGCATAAATTGCACTGGTTTGCCTCCACATAAATTAATACTCAAAGTTAGTGTTCTAGTGATGTTACTGAGGAATATTGACCAATCCAATTGTCTTTGTAATGGTACAAGGCTACAAGTTAGGAAACTTGGAAATTATGTCATAGAATGTGAAGTCTTAACAGGTAATAATGTTGGTCATATTGCTTTGATTCCAAGAATGAATATGGTACCAATAAATGGAACCGTCCCAATTAGATTCCAACGAATACAGTTTCCTATAATAGTATCATTTGCCATGACAATTAATAAGTCTCAGGGACAAACTTTATCTCATGTTGGATTGTACTTAACCAAACCAGTTTTTACACACGGCCAACTATATGTGGCAATTTCAAGAGTTAAGAGTAAGAGAGGTTTAAAAGTTTTACTTATGAATCACGTAGGAATGTCTGCAAATTCAACCATCAATGTTCTTTATAGAGAAGTCTTTGAAAAAATAGGattctaa